One part of the Triplophysa dalaica isolate WHDGS20190420 chromosome 25, ASM1584641v1, whole genome shotgun sequence genome encodes these proteins:
- the ccdc126 gene encoding coiled-coil domain-containing protein 126, with translation MLGCVLRRSMSHRLSILLVLFGLVWCLLLLHYTVTQPRRQSSAELRQQILELSHRYVKVLSQENQNPSGPQGTSMAGYADLKRTIAVLLDDILNRLVKLEGKVDVAVNASVHNISHPAGGVGTVLAAGMNVSRPTKLNLPTQRRDRRTNPLQFPPQSPDRPPKPHSSQ, from the exons ATGCTGGGTTGTGTGCTGCGAAGGAGCATGTCGCACAGACTGAGTATATTGCTGGTTCTCTTCGGTCTCGTGTGGTGTCTGCTGCTGCTTCATTACACCGTCACACAACCACGTCGCCAGAGCAGCGCTGAGCTCCGCCAGCAGATCCTTGAGCTCAGTCATCGCTATGTCAAAGTCCTCAGCCAGGAGAATCAGAACCCTTCAGGGCCCCAGGGCACCTCCATGGCAGGATATG CTGATCTGAAGAGGACAATTGCTGTGCTGTTGGACGATATTCTAAACCGTTTGGTGAAGTTGGAGGGGAAAGTGGACGTTGCTGTAAACGCATCGGTGCACAACATCTCTCATCCTGCCGGGGGTGTCGGCACTGTTCTTGCTGCTGGAATGAATGTTTCCAGGCCTACCAAGCTAAATTTGCCTACCCAACGGAGAGACCGGCGTACTAACCCACTGCAGTTTCCGCCACAGTCACCCGATAGACCACCTAAGCCGCACTCTTCACAATAG
- the fam221a gene encoding protein FAM221A isoform X4, with protein sequence MTDEGNNNILKIKSGMERIRIDKQATNAVDAFLEYRRYKQHCTDFEELPKERPILQPCRARGCQCVSYQYAHMNGSRPVRCQCKHATNEHSESPGHPCKKCSQCSGYRSPFTCGCGKPGYAHVTLVETKEERVARGHPVGRDVPYAAMGGLTGFSSLADGYLRLDPSGIGPLSYSTLESDSLESDQVFERASTSLSQTAVHEMERKCKQKDGRSIHLSGVGQNITMQSLLKIVLLLSTLTNRESLKIGSKLELCRGLRCSCSSSILSSAQWCFEGWGRRRNRG encoded by the exons ATGACAGACGAAGGAAATAATaatatactaaaaataaaaagtggaaTGGAAAGGATACGCATTGACAAACAGGCAACTAATGCAGTGGACGCGTTTCTAGAATACAGAAG ATATAAGCAACACTGCACAGATTTTGAGGAGTTACCAAAGGAAAGGCCTATACTTCAGCCCTGTAGGGCCAGGGGTTGTCAGTGCGTGTCCTATCAGTACGCACATATGAACGGATCTAGGCCAGTGCGCTGCCAATGCAAGCACGCAACCAATGAGCACAGCGAGTCTCCAGGCCACCCATGCAAGAAAT GCTCTCAGTGCAGTGGCTATCGGAGTCCATTCACCTGTGGATGTGGTAAGCCTGGATATGCCCATGTGACGTTGGTTGAAACCAAGGAAGAGCGCGTGGCACGGGGTCATCCAGTGGGCAGAGATGTTCCCTATGCCGCCATGGGAGGTCTGACTGGGTTCAGCTCACTGGCAGATGGCTACCTGAGACTGGATCCCAGCGGTATAG GTCCTCTGTCATATAGTACTCTGGAGTCTGATAGTCTGGAGTCAGATCAGGTGTTTGAGAGAGCCAGCACATCACTCTCTCAGACTGCTG TGCAtgaaatggaaagaaaatgtaaacaaaaagatGGAAGAAGCATCCATTTATCAG GTGTTGGACAGAACATCACAATGCAGTCGCTGCTTAAAATTGTTTTGCTACTCTCCACTTTAACCAATAGAG AAAGCTTGAAAATCGGATCGAAGCTGGAACTGTGCCGTGGCTTGAGGTGCTCCTGCTCGTCTTCaattctttcttctgctcaATGGTGCTTTGAAGGCTGGGGGAGGAGGAGGAATAGAGGGTGA
- the fam221a gene encoding protein FAM221A isoform X3, with the protein MTDEGNNNILKIKSGMERIRIDKQATNAVDAFLEYRRIVGDDDGGQLFSEDEYKKYKEIMLPRRMKNRLYVSFGVPGQIDCKLIGPETPCFCTHRYKQHCTDFEELPKERPILQPCRARGCQCVSYQYAHMNGSRPVRCQCKHATNEHSESPGHPCKKCSQCSGYRSPFTCGCGKPGYAHVTLVETKEERVARGHPVGRDVPYAAMGGLTGFSSLADGYLRLDPSGIGPLSYSTLESDSLESDQVFERASTSLSQTAVHEMERKCKQKDGRSIHLSGVGQNITMQSLLKIVLLLSTLTNRAHELEF; encoded by the exons ATGACAGACGAAGGAAATAATaatatactaaaaataaaaagtggaaTGGAAAGGATACGCATTGACAAACAGGCAACTAATGCAGTGGACGCGTTTCTAGAATACAGAAG GATTGTTGGGGACGATGATGGAGGGCAGCTGTTCTCAGAGGATGAATACAAGAAATACAAAGAGATTATGTTGCCGCGAAGAATGAAGAACCGACTTTATGTCAGTTTTGGTGTCCCGGGACAGATAGACTGCAAACTCATTGGGCCAGAGACACCTTGCTTTTGTACACACAG ATATAAGCAACACTGCACAGATTTTGAGGAGTTACCAAAGGAAAGGCCTATACTTCAGCCCTGTAGGGCCAGGGGTTGTCAGTGCGTGTCCTATCAGTACGCACATATGAACGGATCTAGGCCAGTGCGCTGCCAATGCAAGCACGCAACCAATGAGCACAGCGAGTCTCCAGGCCACCCATGCAAGAAAT GCTCTCAGTGCAGTGGCTATCGGAGTCCATTCACCTGTGGATGTGGTAAGCCTGGATATGCCCATGTGACGTTGGTTGAAACCAAGGAAGAGCGCGTGGCACGGGGTCATCCAGTGGGCAGAGATGTTCCCTATGCCGCCATGGGAGGTCTGACTGGGTTCAGCTCACTGGCAGATGGCTACCTGAGACTGGATCCCAGCGGTATAG GTCCTCTGTCATATAGTACTCTGGAGTCTGATAGTCTGGAGTCAGATCAGGTGTTTGAGAGAGCCAGCACATCACTCTCTCAGACTGCTG TGCAtgaaatggaaagaaaatgtaaacaaaaagatGGAAGAAGCATCCATTTATCAG GTGTTGGACAGAACATCACAATGCAGTCGCTGCTTAAAATTGTTTTGCTACTCTCCACTTTAACCAATAGAG CACATGAATTAGAATTTTGA
- the fam221a gene encoding protein FAM221A isoform X1, with amino-acid sequence MTDEGNNNILKIKSGMERIRIDKQATNAVDAFLEYRRIVGDDDGGQLFSEDEYKKYKEIMLPRRMKNRLYVSFGVPGQIDCKLIGPETPCFCTHRYKQHCTDFEELPKERPILQPCRARGCQCVSYQYAHMNGSRPVRCQCKHATNEHSESPGHPCKKCSQCSGYRSPFTCGCGKPGYAHVTLVETKEERVARGHPVGRDVPYAAMGGLTGFSSLADGYLRLDPSGIGPLSYSTLESDSLESDQVFERASTSLSQTAVHEMERKCKQKDGRSIHLSGVGQNITMQSLLKIVLLLSTLTNRESLKIGSKLELCRGLRCSCSSSILSSAQWCFEGWGRRRNRG; translated from the exons ATGACAGACGAAGGAAATAATaatatactaaaaataaaaagtggaaTGGAAAGGATACGCATTGACAAACAGGCAACTAATGCAGTGGACGCGTTTCTAGAATACAGAAG GATTGTTGGGGACGATGATGGAGGGCAGCTGTTCTCAGAGGATGAATACAAGAAATACAAAGAGATTATGTTGCCGCGAAGAATGAAGAACCGACTTTATGTCAGTTTTGGTGTCCCGGGACAGATAGACTGCAAACTCATTGGGCCAGAGACACCTTGCTTTTGTACACACAG ATATAAGCAACACTGCACAGATTTTGAGGAGTTACCAAAGGAAAGGCCTATACTTCAGCCCTGTAGGGCCAGGGGTTGTCAGTGCGTGTCCTATCAGTACGCACATATGAACGGATCTAGGCCAGTGCGCTGCCAATGCAAGCACGCAACCAATGAGCACAGCGAGTCTCCAGGCCACCCATGCAAGAAAT GCTCTCAGTGCAGTGGCTATCGGAGTCCATTCACCTGTGGATGTGGTAAGCCTGGATATGCCCATGTGACGTTGGTTGAAACCAAGGAAGAGCGCGTGGCACGGGGTCATCCAGTGGGCAGAGATGTTCCCTATGCCGCCATGGGAGGTCTGACTGGGTTCAGCTCACTGGCAGATGGCTACCTGAGACTGGATCCCAGCGGTATAG GTCCTCTGTCATATAGTACTCTGGAGTCTGATAGTCTGGAGTCAGATCAGGTGTTTGAGAGAGCCAGCACATCACTCTCTCAGACTGCTG TGCAtgaaatggaaagaaaatgtaaacaaaaagatGGAAGAAGCATCCATTTATCAG GTGTTGGACAGAACATCACAATGCAGTCGCTGCTTAAAATTGTTTTGCTACTCTCCACTTTAACCAATAGAG AAAGCTTGAAAATCGGATCGAAGCTGGAACTGTGCCGTGGCTTGAGGTGCTCCTGCTCGTCTTCaattctttcttctgctcaATGGTGCTTTGAAGGCTGGGGGAGGAGGAGGAATAGAGGGTGA
- the fam221a gene encoding protein FAM221A isoform X2 yields the protein MTDEGNNNILKIKSGMERIRIDKQATNAVDAFLEYRRIVGDDDGGQLFSEDEYKKYKEIMLPRRMKNRLYVSFGVPGQIDCKLIGPETPCFCTHRYKQHCTDFEELPKERPILQPCRARGCQCVSYQYAHMNGSRPVRCQCKHATNEHSESPGHPCKKCSQCSGYRSPFTCGCGKPGYAHVTLVETKEERVARGHPVGRDVPYAAMGGLTGFSSLADGYLRLDPSGIGPLSYSTLESDSLESDQVFERASTSLSQTAVHEMERKCKQKDGRSIHLSGVGQNITMQSLLKIVLLLSTLTNRVWRDYARTR from the exons ATGACAGACGAAGGAAATAATaatatactaaaaataaaaagtggaaTGGAAAGGATACGCATTGACAAACAGGCAACTAATGCAGTGGACGCGTTTCTAGAATACAGAAG GATTGTTGGGGACGATGATGGAGGGCAGCTGTTCTCAGAGGATGAATACAAGAAATACAAAGAGATTATGTTGCCGCGAAGAATGAAGAACCGACTTTATGTCAGTTTTGGTGTCCCGGGACAGATAGACTGCAAACTCATTGGGCCAGAGACACCTTGCTTTTGTACACACAG ATATAAGCAACACTGCACAGATTTTGAGGAGTTACCAAAGGAAAGGCCTATACTTCAGCCCTGTAGGGCCAGGGGTTGTCAGTGCGTGTCCTATCAGTACGCACATATGAACGGATCTAGGCCAGTGCGCTGCCAATGCAAGCACGCAACCAATGAGCACAGCGAGTCTCCAGGCCACCCATGCAAGAAAT GCTCTCAGTGCAGTGGCTATCGGAGTCCATTCACCTGTGGATGTGGTAAGCCTGGATATGCCCATGTGACGTTGGTTGAAACCAAGGAAGAGCGCGTGGCACGGGGTCATCCAGTGGGCAGAGATGTTCCCTATGCCGCCATGGGAGGTCTGACTGGGTTCAGCTCACTGGCAGATGGCTACCTGAGACTGGATCCCAGCGGTATAG GTCCTCTGTCATATAGTACTCTGGAGTCTGATAGTCTGGAGTCAGATCAGGTGTTTGAGAGAGCCAGCACATCACTCTCTCAGACTGCTG TGCAtgaaatggaaagaaaatgtaaacaaaaagatGGAAGAAGCATCCATTTATCAG GTGTTGGACAGAACATCACAATGCAGTCGCTGCTTAAAATTGTTTTGCTACTCTCCACTTTAACCAATAGAG